A genomic stretch from Streptomyces venezuelae ATCC 10712 includes:
- a CDS encoding GNAT family N-acetyltransferase, whose amino-acid sequence MAVLERLRSDHAPALLAFERENREYFAARVPDRGDAYFEEFDERHRELIEAQEAGEIHFHVLVAEGGEIVGRVNLVDVDAGAGSAELGYRLAEKATGRGFATRGVREVCRLAVEEYGLLRLTAFVTLGNTASSAVLARAGFGAVGGVTLDGEPGTAYELELGPAA is encoded by the coding sequence ATGGCCGTACTTGAGCGACTGCGATCCGATCACGCCCCCGCCCTGCTCGCCTTCGAGCGGGAGAACCGGGAGTACTTCGCCGCGCGGGTGCCCGACCGGGGGGACGCGTACTTCGAGGAGTTCGACGAGCGGCACCGGGAGTTGATCGAGGCGCAGGAGGCGGGGGAGATCCACTTCCATGTGCTGGTCGCCGAGGGCGGGGAGATCGTCGGGCGGGTCAACCTGGTGGACGTGGACGCCGGTGCGGGCAGTGCCGAACTCGGGTACCGGCTCGCCGAGAAGGCGACCGGGCGGGGGTTCGCGACCCGGGGCGTGCGGGAGGTGTGCCGGCTGGCCGTCGAGGAGTACGGGCTGCTGCGGCTGACCGCCTTCGTGACACTGGGGAACACCGCGTCGAGCGCCGTGCTCGCCCGGGCCGGGTTCGGGGCCGTGGGCGGCGTGACGCTCGACGGGGAGCCGGGCACCGCGTACGAGCTGGAGCTCGGCCCGGCGGCCTAG
- a CDS encoding barstar family protein — translation MRRRPLFASLALIREEDRHVWGTCAEAEGFFGEPECESYELRGWVPEPAGASADGWLGSRVWLVPEDPGADAWLLSDVEAAPVPGGVVVTGGDDYLGPPEEYRGPVRLHDGRRWLGSCREFAAVEPPQWPAPPLVLRGLAPGEELRRVLTESGGREAVLEKAELELRDGRGEVLTHRLFWAVVRGWEASPLGDGLIDLTLDGGFRRPEPLWARGVWERWLAGPPEEIGAWAGLDTRRRGAWHDLVRERAARRVLGDRPAGTAYELDGRHVTDEPGLWLALGEAVNGPGGYFGGDFHALHDCLGGDFGFTAPATLTWRNADVARAHLSRALAPEGEPYDLFAAVVDALEQDGMRVVLA, via the coding sequence ATGCGACGACGCCCCCTGTTCGCCTCCCTCGCCCTGATCAGGGAGGAGGACCGCCATGTCTGGGGCACCTGCGCCGAGGCGGAGGGCTTCTTCGGCGAGCCCGAGTGCGAGAGCTACGAGCTGCGGGGCTGGGTCCCGGAGCCGGCCGGGGCCTCGGCCGACGGGTGGCTCGGCAGTCGTGTCTGGCTGGTTCCCGAGGACCCCGGCGCCGACGCCTGGCTTCTGTCGGACGTGGAGGCCGCACCGGTGCCGGGCGGGGTCGTGGTGACGGGTGGGGACGACTACCTGGGGCCGCCCGAGGAGTACCGGGGGCCGGTCCGGTTGCACGACGGGCGCCGCTGGCTGGGCTCCTGCCGGGAGTTCGCCGCCGTCGAGCCCCCGCAGTGGCCCGCGCCCCCGCTCGTCCTGCGCGGCCTCGCGCCGGGCGAGGAGCTGCGGCGGGTGCTGACGGAGTCGGGCGGGCGGGAGGCTGTTCTGGAGAAGGCCGAGCTGGAGCTGCGGGACGGCCGGGGCGAGGTCCTCACCCACCGGTTGTTCTGGGCCGTCGTCCGCGGATGGGAGGCCTCCCCGCTCGGGGACGGGCTGATCGACCTCACGCTGGACGGGGGGTTCCGTCGCCCCGAGCCGCTCTGGGCCCGGGGCGTGTGGGAGCGGTGGCTCGCCGGGCCGCCGGAGGAGATCGGGGCCTGGGCCGGGCTCGACACCCGGCGCCGGGGGGCCTGGCACGACCTGGTGCGGGAGCGGGCGGCCCGGCGCGTCCTCGGGGACCGGCCGGCGGGGACGGCGTACGAGCTGGACGGGCGGCACGTCACCGACGAGCCGGGCCTCTGGCTGGCGCTCGGCGAGGCGGTGAACGGACCCGGCGGCTACTTCGGCGGGGACTTCCACGCCCTCCACGACTGCCTGGGCGGCGACTTCGGCTTCACCGCACCGGCCACCCTGACCTGGCGGAACGCCGACGTGGCCCGCGCGCACCTGTCCCGGGCCCTGGCCCCGGAGGGCGAGCCGTACGACCTGTTCGCGGCCGTCGTCGACGCCCTGGAGCAGGACGGGATGCGCGTCGTCCTCGCGTGA
- a CDS encoding SDR family oxidoreductase produces MSRVSLEGQVAVVTGGARGVGELLARKLSARGARIALVGLEPEQLKEVAGRLHTEADWWHADVTDHEAMARVAAEVKERFGKVDIVVANAGVAAGGPFVDSDPAAWRRVIEVNLIGGAVTGRAFLPVLMESRGYFLQIASLAALTPAPMMTAYCASKSGVEAFAHSLRAEVAYKGVKVGVGYLSWTDTDMVRGADEDDVMRELRQRLPWPANRTYPLGPAVDRIVAGIERRSAHVYAQWWLRGMQSVRGYLPGMIATVGQREMKRFGPRLGSVSKGLVGAGGAADEEARASGPAAR; encoded by the coding sequence ATGAGCCGGGTGAGCCTGGAAGGACAGGTCGCGGTCGTCACCGGCGGCGCCCGCGGCGTCGGGGAGCTCCTCGCCCGCAAGCTGTCCGCGCGCGGAGCGCGGATCGCGCTCGTCGGCCTGGAGCCGGAGCAGCTGAAGGAGGTCGCCGGCCGGCTGCACACCGAGGCCGACTGGTGGCACGCCGACGTCACCGACCACGAGGCGATGGCCCGGGTGGCGGCCGAGGTGAAGGAACGGTTCGGGAAGGTCGACATCGTCGTCGCCAACGCCGGTGTCGCGGCGGGCGGTCCGTTCGTCGACTCCGACCCGGCGGCCTGGCGGCGGGTCATCGAGGTCAACCTGATCGGCGGCGCGGTCACCGGCCGGGCGTTCCTGCCGGTCCTCATGGAGTCCCGGGGGTACTTCCTCCAGATCGCCTCGCTCGCCGCGCTGACCCCGGCCCCGATGATGACGGCGTACTGCGCGTCCAAGTCGGGCGTCGAGGCCTTCGCGCACAGCCTGCGCGCCGAGGTCGCCTACAAGGGGGTGAAGGTCGGCGTCGGCTACCTCTCCTGGACCGACACGGACATGGTGCGGGGCGCCGACGAGGACGACGTCATGCGGGAGCTGCGGCAGCGGCTGCCGTGGCCGGCGAACCGCACCTATCCGCTGGGCCCGGCCGTCGACCGGATCGTGGCGGGCATCGAGCGGCGCTCGGCCCATGTGTACGCGCAGTGGTGGCTGCGCGGGATGCAGTCCGTCCGGGGCTATCTGCCCGGCATGATCGCGACCGTCGGGCAGCGCGAGATGAAGCGCTTCGGGCCGAGGCTCGGCTCGGTGTCCAAGGGCCTGGTGGGCGCGGGCGGCGCGGCCGACGAGGAGGCGCGGGCGAGCGGTCCGGCGGCCCGCTGA
- a CDS encoding alpha/beta fold hydrolase, which yields MSRHLTSLPPSRELTAVSADGARIHVETYGPEGAPAVVLAHGWTCSIAFWAEQIRALAADHRVIAYDQRGHGRSPVPAGPAGYATRALADDLEAVLASTLAAGEKAVLAGHSMGGMTLMAAAGRPAFQEHAAAALLCSTGPSRLTAEATVVPGRPSERRTRLTRGVLGAKAPLGPVTAVSKKILKYATMGPGSAPERVDACARIVHACPRGARVGWSRVLSELDLEAGLRALDLPVAVVVGTADRLTPPVHSRAMAEALPQCVGLLELAGMGHMTPVEAPEAVTARIRELSETYLDVKEKA from the coding sequence GTGAGCCGCCACCTGACCTCGCTGCCCCCGTCCCGCGAACTCACCGCCGTCTCCGCCGACGGCGCCCGGATCCACGTCGAGACGTACGGCCCCGAGGGCGCGCCCGCCGTCGTCCTCGCCCACGGCTGGACCTGCTCGATCGCCTTCTGGGCCGAGCAGATACGGGCCCTCGCCGCCGACCACCGGGTCATCGCCTACGACCAGCGCGGCCACGGCCGCTCCCCGGTCCCCGCCGGACCCGCCGGGTACGCCACCCGGGCGCTCGCCGACGACCTCGAAGCGGTCCTCGCGAGCACCCTCGCCGCCGGCGAGAAGGCCGTCCTCGCCGGACACTCCATGGGCGGCATGACCCTCATGGCCGCCGCCGGCCGGCCCGCCTTCCAGGAGCACGCCGCCGCCGCGCTGCTCTGCTCCACCGGGCCGTCCCGGCTGACCGCCGAGGCCACCGTCGTACCCGGGCGGCCGAGCGAACGGCGCACCCGGCTCACCCGGGGCGTCCTCGGCGCCAAGGCACCGCTCGGACCCGTCACCGCCGTCTCGAAGAAGATCCTCAAGTACGCGACGATGGGACCGGGCTCCGCGCCCGAGCGGGTCGACGCCTGCGCCCGGATCGTGCACGCCTGCCCGCGCGGGGCCCGCGTCGGCTGGTCCAGGGTCCTCTCCGAGCTGGACCTCGAAGCGGGCCTGCGGGCGCTCGACCTGCCCGTCGCGGTCGTCGTCGGCACCGCCGACCGGCTCACCCCGCCCGTCCACTCCCGGGCCATGGCCGAGGCGCTCCCGCAGTGCGTCGGGCTGCTCGAACTCGCGGGTATGGGCCACATGACGCCGGTGGAGGCCCCGGAGGCCGTCACCGCGCGGATCCGTGAACTTTCCGAGACCTATCTGGACGTGAAGGAGAAGGCATGA
- a CDS encoding flavin-containing monooxygenase translates to MAKHEHVRVAVIGSGFGGLGAAVRLRREGITDFVVLERADSVGGTWRDNSYPGCACDVPSHLYSFSFAPNPDWPRTFSGQRHIRAYLEHVTDTFGIRPHLRLGHEVRKMTWDSEALRWEIETGQGSFSADVVVSATGPLSDPKIPDIEGLAEFPGKVFHSARWDHDYDLTGKRVAMIGTGASAIQIVPAIQPRVGKLTLFQRTPPWVMRRMDRAISGPERWLHRALPVTGTLRRGLLWGIRELQVGAFTKHPNELGLVEKLAKANIAKSIKDPVLRAKLTPSYRIGCKRILLSSTYYPAVAQPNVDVVAAGLREVRGSTLVAADGTETEVDAIIFGTGFHVTDMPIAERVVGAEGKTLAETWKGGMEALRGATAAGFPNFMTVIGPNTGLGNSSMILMIESQLNYMADYLRQLDVLGGRAALAVRPSAVGAWNRKVQARMERTVWKAGGCESWYLDSNGRNTTLWPGTTGEFRRETRQVDLSEYEVVRAPKPVKPAAAKTRAATRKQEAAQ, encoded by the coding sequence ATGGCGAAGCACGAGCACGTACGGGTGGCGGTGATCGGATCGGGATTCGGCGGCCTCGGCGCCGCCGTCCGACTGCGCCGCGAAGGAATCACCGACTTCGTCGTCCTGGAACGGGCTGACTCCGTGGGCGGCACATGGCGGGACAACAGCTACCCCGGCTGCGCCTGCGACGTCCCCTCCCACCTCTACTCCTTCTCCTTCGCGCCCAACCCCGACTGGCCGCGGACCTTCTCCGGACAGCGCCACATCCGCGCGTACCTGGAGCATGTCACGGACACCTTCGGCATCCGCCCCCACCTCCGCCTCGGCCACGAGGTACGGAAGATGACCTGGGACTCCGAAGCACTCCGCTGGGAGATCGAGACCGGCCAGGGCTCCTTCAGCGCCGACGTCGTCGTCTCCGCGACCGGCCCGCTCTCCGACCCCAAGATCCCGGACATCGAAGGCCTCGCCGAATTCCCCGGCAAGGTCTTCCACTCCGCCCGCTGGGACCACGACTACGACCTCACCGGCAAGCGCGTCGCCATGATCGGCACCGGCGCCTCCGCCATCCAGATCGTGCCCGCCATCCAGCCCCGGGTCGGCAAGCTCACCCTCTTCCAGCGCACGCCCCCCTGGGTCATGCGCCGGATGGACCGGGCCATCAGCGGCCCCGAGCGCTGGCTGCACCGCGCCCTGCCCGTCACCGGCACCCTGCGCCGCGGCCTCCTCTGGGGCATCCGCGAACTCCAGGTCGGCGCCTTCACCAAGCACCCCAACGAACTCGGGCTCGTCGAGAAGCTCGCCAAGGCCAACATCGCCAAGTCCATCAAGGACCCGGTCCTGCGGGCCAAGCTGACACCCTCGTACCGCATCGGCTGCAAGCGCATCCTGCTCTCCAGCACCTACTACCCGGCGGTCGCACAGCCCAACGTCGACGTCGTCGCCGCCGGCCTGCGCGAGGTGCGCGGCTCCACCCTGGTCGCCGCCGACGGCACCGAGACCGAGGTCGACGCCATCATCTTCGGCACCGGCTTCCACGTCACCGACATGCCGATCGCCGAACGGGTCGTCGGCGCCGAGGGCAAGACCCTCGCCGAGACCTGGAAGGGCGGCATGGAGGCCCTGCGCGGCGCCACCGCCGCCGGCTTCCCCAACTTCATGACGGTCATCGGCCCCAACACCGGCCTCGGCAACTCCTCGATGATCCTGATGATCGAGTCCCAGCTGAACTACATGGCCGACTACCTGCGCCAGCTAGACGTCCTGGGCGGCCGCGCCGCCCTCGCCGTCCGGCCCTCCGCCGTCGGCGCCTGGAACCGCAAGGTGCAGGCCCGGATGGAGCGGACCGTGTGGAAGGCGGGCGGCTGCGAGAGCTGGTACCTCGACTCCAACGGCCGCAACACCACGCTCTGGCCGGGCACAACGGGCGAGTTCCGGCGCGAGACCCGGCAGGTCGACCTCTCCGAGTACGAGGTCGTCCGCGCCCCCAAGCCGGTCAAGCCCGCCGCCGCGAAGACCCGCGCCGCCACCCGCAAGCAGGAGGCCGCCCAGTGA
- a CDS encoding MerR family transcriptional regulator, giving the protein MEELATAAGITVRTLRFYRERGLIPPPRREGRIAWYDEHHLARLRTIAALLERGHTLNGIADLTTAFESGRNVREVLALGSPTEEEPVRLTPGELADHFAGEVTAENLAAALDLGYLVTDGEEIIHISRRLLDVSAALVREGIPLAEVLKAGARVREHADALAELFTDLLRTHAAEEDLRRLRPLAKSVVEAELSMALDRRLGPGTAPE; this is encoded by the coding sequence ATGGAGGAACTGGCGACCGCCGCCGGCATCACCGTGCGCACCCTGCGCTTCTACCGCGAGCGCGGCCTGATCCCGCCACCCCGCAGGGAGGGCCGGATCGCCTGGTACGACGAGCACCACCTGGCACGGCTGCGCACCATCGCCGCCCTCCTGGAGCGCGGTCACACCCTCAACGGCATCGCCGACCTCACCACCGCCTTCGAGAGCGGCCGCAACGTCCGCGAGGTCCTCGCCCTCGGCTCCCCCACCGAGGAGGAGCCGGTCCGCCTCACCCCCGGCGAGCTCGCCGACCACTTCGCCGGCGAGGTCACCGCCGAGAACCTCGCGGCCGCGCTCGACCTCGGCTACCTCGTCACCGACGGCGAGGAGATCATCCACATCAGCCGCCGGCTGCTCGACGTCTCCGCCGCCCTGGTCCGCGAAGGCATCCCGCTCGCCGAGGTCCTCAAGGCGGGCGCCCGCGTCCGCGAGCACGCCGACGCGCTCGCGGAGCTCTTCACCGACCTGCTGCGCACCCACGCGGCCGAGGAAGACCTGCGGCGGCTGCGCCCGCTGGCGAAGAGCGTGGTCGAGGCCGAACTCTCGATGGCGCTCGACCGCCGCCTCGGCCCGGGCACCGCCCCGGAGTAG
- a CDS encoding exodeoxyribonuclease III, which yields MYTVTSVNVNGLRAAAKKGFVEWLAGTSADAVCLQEVRAEEAQLPAEVRAPEGWFTVHAPAAAKGRAGVSLYTRREPDRVRVGFGSSEFDGSGRYVEADLPGVTVASLYLPSGEAGTERQDEKYRFMGEFLPYLKELRTRAAADGREVVVCGDWNIAHREADLKNWRANKKNAGFLPEEREWLGRVLDEADGAYVDVVRALHPEQEGPYSWWSYRGRAFDNDTGWRIDYQIATPGLAAKAVKGYVERAATHAERWSDHAPVTVVYEL from the coding sequence TTGTACACAGTGACCAGCGTCAATGTCAACGGGCTCCGCGCCGCCGCCAAGAAGGGCTTCGTCGAGTGGCTCGCCGGTACCTCCGCCGACGCCGTCTGCCTCCAGGAGGTGCGCGCCGAGGAGGCGCAGCTGCCGGCCGAGGTGCGGGCGCCCGAGGGCTGGTTCACCGTGCACGCCCCCGCCGCCGCCAAGGGCCGCGCCGGGGTCTCCCTCTACACCCGCCGCGAGCCCGACCGGGTGCGCGTCGGCTTCGGGTCGAGCGAGTTCGACGGCAGCGGCCGGTACGTCGAGGCCGACCTGCCCGGTGTGACCGTCGCCAGCCTCTACCTCCCCTCCGGTGAGGCCGGCACCGAGCGCCAGGACGAGAAGTACCGGTTCATGGGCGAGTTCCTGCCGTACCTCAAGGAGCTCAGGACCCGCGCGGCCGCCGACGGGCGCGAGGTCGTCGTCTGCGGCGACTGGAACATCGCCCACCGGGAGGCCGACCTCAAGAACTGGAGGGCCAACAAGAAGAACGCCGGCTTCCTCCCCGAGGAGCGGGAGTGGCTCGGGCGGGTGCTCGACGAGGCGGACGGGGCCTACGTGGACGTCGTGCGCGCGCTCCACCCCGAGCAGGAGGGGCCCTACTCCTGGTGGTCCTACCGCGGCCGCGCCTTCGACAACGACACCGGCTGGCGGATCGACTACCAGATCGCGACCCCCGGTCTCGCGGCCAAGGCCGTGAAGGGCTATGTCGAGCGGGCCGCGACGCACGCCGAGCGGTGGAGCGACCACGCGCCCGTCACCGTCGTGTACGAGCTGTAG
- a CDS encoding 4a-hydroxytetrahydrobiopterin dehydratase — protein sequence MGVPEPLSEAEIEAALAGLPGWDREGETISRTYPIRYHAAVAAIVTIADRSRRVQHHADLDLRIDHLRASITTHDAGYRLTAADFDLARRIDAIVAAHQALPLD from the coding sequence ATGGGTGTGCCGGAGCCGCTGAGCGAGGCGGAGATCGAGGCGGCGTTGGCCGGTCTGCCAGGGTGGGACCGCGAGGGAGAGACGATCAGCCGCACGTACCCGATCCGGTACCACGCGGCCGTGGCCGCCATCGTGACGATCGCGGACCGGTCGCGGCGGGTGCAGCATCATGCCGACCTGGATCTGAGGATTGACCACCTGCGTGCGTCGATCACCACGCACGACGCCGGGTACCGGCTGACGGCGGCGGACTTCGACCTCGCTCGCCGCATCGATGCGATCGTGGCCGCGCACCAGGCGCTTCCGCTCGACTGA
- a CDS encoding DUF6415 family natural product biosynthesis protein — MDGAVMREQAEHTRTAESGPTVEVDLRALLKIVTPIEEHAEDLALRAVRRALTMEQNPDALELARLTDKLLTHCASLAVGIETIPVKERPARGQGALRDWATLQKDGPGDGPLGTWSYARQLALVARSMVKALRSHRASTETRAPYVGRPGLPPLAPSAP; from the coding sequence ATGGACGGAGCAGTGATGCGCGAGCAGGCCGAGCACACCAGAACCGCGGAGAGCGGTCCGACCGTGGAGGTGGACCTGCGCGCGCTCCTCAAGATCGTCACGCCCATCGAGGAGCACGCCGAGGACCTGGCCCTTCGCGCGGTGCGCCGGGCCCTCACGATGGAGCAGAACCCCGACGCCCTGGAGCTGGCCCGGCTGACGGACAAGCTCCTGACGCACTGCGCGAGCCTCGCCGTCGGCATCGAGACCATCCCCGTGAAGGAGCGCCCGGCGCGCGGGCAGGGCGCCCTGAGGGACTGGGCCACGCTCCAGAAGGACGGGCCCGGCGACGGCCCCCTCGGCACGTGGTCGTACGCGAGACAGCTCGCCCTGGTCGCCCGCTCCATGGTGAAGGCGCTCCGCAGCCACCGGGCGTCGACGGAGACCCGCGCGCCGTACGTCGGCCGTCCGGGCCTGCCCCCGCTCGCCCCCAGCGCCCCGTGA
- a CDS encoding glycine-rich domain-containing protein, producing MACTTSNPTPCSASPEPPGNPAGARALLSDAAFNGVMHTVLDNNPGWDTDKASRVVVEALKFVHAASLFPQARISPTTEVDEGWHALILHTHLYATLCSRLGRTVHHYPERPGAARRDPDVITRTMALIEQAGHTPDAKLWTGRVGAMAGVVRHTPMPGGCGPINPGNCATHGGGDDD from the coding sequence ATGGCCTGCACGACCAGCAACCCGACGCCCTGCTCGGCCAGTCCCGAGCCGCCCGGCAACCCGGCCGGTGCCCGAGCCCTGCTGAGCGACGCAGCGTTCAACGGCGTGATGCACACCGTCCTGGACAACAACCCCGGCTGGGACACCGACAAGGCCAGCCGCGTCGTCGTCGAGGCTCTCAAGTTCGTGCACGCCGCCAGCCTCTTCCCCCAGGCCCGGATCTCCCCCACCACCGAGGTCGACGAGGGCTGGCACGCCCTCATCCTCCACACCCACCTGTACGCCACGCTGTGCAGCCGCCTCGGCCGCACGGTCCACCACTACCCCGAGCGCCCGGGAGCGGCCCGCCGCGACCCCGACGTCATCACCCGCACCATGGCCCTGATCGAGCAGGCCGGCCACACCCCCGACGCCAAGCTCTGGACCGGCCGCGTCGGAGCCATGGCCGGAGTGGTGAGGCACACCCCGATGCCCGGGGGCTGCGGCCCGATCAACCCCGGCAACTGCGCCACCCACGGCGGGGGCGACGACGACTAG
- a CDS encoding helix-turn-helix domain-containing protein, producing the protein MFMRNIVHVCGWWVSVFSRDAHCHQQQLVQSIPLLTSGNAAAPALSSEGWGRRREGVAPRPDSNRGLLRCTWTKRLRRGGHRIRELRTAAGLSQDQLADRIHMERRSVQRYERGERDPRFTDLVLIADALGVTVAELVR; encoded by the coding sequence ATGTTCATGCGGAATATCGTACATGTATGCGGGTGGTGGGTGTCGGTATTCTCCCGGGATGCTCACTGTCACCAGCAACAGCTTGTCCAAAGCATCCCACTTCTGACCAGCGGAAACGCGGCGGCCCCGGCTCTCTCCTCGGAGGGCTGGGGCCGTCGGCGTGAAGGTGTAGCCCCTCGCCCGGACTCGAACCGGGGTCTCCTCCGCTGCACGTGGACGAAACGGTTACGGCGGGGTGGGCATCGCATTCGTGAGCTCCGAACAGCGGCCGGCCTGTCGCAGGACCAGCTGGCGGACCGAATCCACATGGAGCGGCGCAGTGTCCAACGGTACGAGCGCGGGGAGCGCGATCCACGGTTCACTGACCTGGTCCTCATCGCCGACGCGCTCGGCGTCACGGTGGCGGAGCTGGTGCGGTAG
- a CDS encoding GNAT family N-acetyltransferase: MNIQPTPYDHPDAVTLNDAVQAEYAVRYGDEGDVTPLDAGMFVPPRGLYLLAYDPEGTPLATGGWRTQDKNDQGYEDGDAELKRMYVIPEARGLGLARRILSALESDARAAGRTRMVLETGTAQPEAIALYTSSGYAPCAKFGHYRDYENSRCFAKPLA; the protein is encoded by the coding sequence ATGAACATCCAGCCCACGCCCTACGACCACCCCGACGCGGTCACACTCAACGACGCCGTCCAGGCGGAGTACGCCGTCCGCTACGGCGACGAGGGCGACGTCACACCGCTGGACGCCGGGATGTTCGTCCCGCCCCGGGGCCTCTACCTCCTGGCCTACGACCCCGAGGGCACCCCGCTCGCCACCGGCGGCTGGCGCACCCAGGACAAGAACGACCAGGGCTACGAGGACGGCGACGCCGAGCTCAAGCGCATGTACGTGATACCCGAGGCCCGCGGCCTCGGCCTGGCCCGCCGCATCCTCTCCGCCCTGGAATCCGACGCCCGCGCGGCCGGCCGCACCCGCATGGTCCTGGAAACGGGCACGGCCCAGCCGGAGGCGATCGCCCTCTACACCTCAAGCGGCTACGCCCCCTGCGCCAAGTTCGGCCACTACCGCGACTACGAGAACAGCCGCTGCTTCGCGAAGCCGCTGGCCTGA